The nucleotide window ATCTCTACGACCGTTATTTTGAACGGCTGTACGAATATGGTATGCGCCTGCATCCCAACGATGACCAGGTAAAAGATGCTATACAAGAGCTTTTCATCAAGCTGTGGACAAACCGGCAAAATCTCAGTACCACCGTAGATCCCCGTCCTTACCTGTTTGTAGCACTCCGCGGCACCATCTACAACCGGCTGCGTCCCCGCAAAAACGCCGTGCTGGTAGCTTTTAACCAACAGGAACACGACTTTCTGGCCCACTTCTCTACCGAGCACGCCTATATTAAAAAAGAGCAGCTTCGGGAACAACAGCAGCAACTGCTACAGGCCCTCAATCAACTCAATGCCCGGCAGAAGGAGATCCTGTACCTTCGTTACTTTGAAGAACTCGATTACGACCAGATCGCCAACATCATGGGCATCTCCGTAAAAGGCGCATATAAACTCTCTGCCCGCGCACTCAAAAACATGCGCGACATATTGGGCATCTCCTCCGCTATTCTGCTTACGCTGCTGGCAGAACTGAAAACAACCATCCATCCATAACGGCATAAAAAAGTAAGCTGATTGATTATTTTTACCGGATAAACAGTTACAATATGAGAAACATATGGCTGACAGGCATATTATGCCTGATCATGGGCGCAGCGGTTGCACAGGCACCACTGCAGGTAATGACTTTCAACATCCGGATGAATACTCCAAACGACAGCCTGAATGCATGGCCTTACCGGAAAGACAAAGTAGCATCGGAAGTATTATTTCATCAGGTGGCCATCCTGGGTGTACAGGAAGCACTGTTTGATCAGATGGAAGACCTTCGGCAGCTACTGCCCGGCTATAAATCCATCGGCACCGGTCGCGAAGACGGTAAAAACAAAGGAGAATTCTCTGCTATCTTTTACGATACCACCCGCTTACAGTTACTCAAAACACAAACTTTCTGGTTATCGGAAACGCCTGCAGTGGCAGGCAGCAAAGGATGGGATGCTGCTATCACCCGTATTGTAACATGGGGTCAGTTCAGAGAT belongs to Chitinophaga sp. HK235 and includes:
- a CDS encoding endonuclease/exonuclease/phosphatase family protein, translating into MRNIWLTGILCLIMGAAVAQAPLQVMTFNIRMNTPNDSLNAWPYRKDKVASEVLFHQVAILGVQEALFDQMEDLRQLLPGYKSIGTGREDGKNKGEFSAIFYDTTRLQLLKTQTFWLSETPAVAGSKGWDAAITRIVTWGQFRDKQTKRIFYHFNTHFDHMGKVARRESARFLLQQVHNIAGTTSAIITGDFNATPDDEPIQVVMDNKNSLHFTDSKSISLTPHYGPTGTFNGWHSAEVDDQPIDYIFLKGKFKVLQHASISQTWGGRFASDHFAVLSSIIQQ
- a CDS encoding RNA polymerase sigma factor, coding for MDVLTTADTILWTALQQGDEQAFANLYDRYFERLYEYGMRLHPNDDQVKDAIQELFIKLWTNRQNLSTTVDPRPYLFVALRGTIYNRLRPRKNAVLVAFNQQEHDFLAHFSTEHAYIKKEQLREQQQQLLQALNQLNARQKEILYLRYFEELDYDQIANIMGISVKGAYKLSARALKNMRDILGISSAILLTLLAELKTTIHP